From a region of the Anaerobaca lacustris genome:
- a CDS encoding family 43 glycosylhydrolase, whose product MKSRIIVCLCLVALVCGLCRAADERMFDLANAPAPLFSDPIWDGAADPAPVWNHQANEWWIYYTQRRATLQPNKGVEFCHGSAIGIAASKDGRQWRYLGICQGDRGLGDPIVGNCSWWAPGVLYHEGLYHMYVSWVDGIYTEWIGKRFIKHFTSTDGKTWTYQSTLDLSSDRCIDAGIYRAGGTWCMLYKDEVHGSRSYLAQSDDLYRWKVVGPAVTDVNHEAPFVWQWHGAYWLVVDSWQRGIRVYRSQDGLTDWQYADSLLREPGKRDKDDAQGGHPGIILLDDRAIILYHVHYPPAHPLFGTNRTVLQAAELEYRDGRITCDRDKYAGR is encoded by the coding sequence ATGAAAAGCAGAATCATCGTGTGTCTGTGTCTCGTGGCTCTCGTGTGCGGCCTGTGCCGTGCCGCTGACGAGCGAATGTTCGACCTGGCCAATGCCCCGGCCCCATTGTTCAGCGATCCGATCTGGGACGGGGCCGCCGATCCCGCCCCGGTCTGGAACCATCAGGCGAACGAATGGTGGATCTACTACACCCAGAGGCGCGCGACCCTCCAGCCCAACAAGGGCGTCGAGTTCTGTCACGGCTCGGCCATCGGCATCGCCGCTTCCAAGGACGGTCGGCAGTGGCGCTACCTCGGCATCTGCCAGGGCGATCGAGGACTCGGCGACCCCATCGTGGGCAACTGTAGCTGGTGGGCGCCGGGCGTGCTGTACCACGAGGGTCTGTATCACATGTACGTCTCGTGGGTGGACGGCATCTACACCGAGTGGATCGGCAAGCGATTCATCAAGCACTTCACCAGCACAGACGGTAAGACCTGGACCTATCAATCCACGCTCGATCTGTCCTCGGACCGGTGCATCGACGCCGGCATCTATCGCGCGGGCGGCACGTGGTGCATGCTCTACAAGGACGAGGTCCACGGGTCGCGCTCCTATCTGGCGCAGAGCGACGACCTCTATCGCTGGAAGGTGGTCGGGCCGGCCGTCACCGACGTCAACCACGAGGCGCCGTTCGTCTGGCAGTGGCACGGCGCCTACTGGCTCGTCGTGGACTCATGGCAGCGCGGGATACGGGTCTATCGGTCGCAGGACGGCCTGACCGACTGGCAGTACGCCGACAGCCTGCTCCGCGAGCCGGGCAAACGCGACAAGGACGACGCCCAGGGAGGCCATCCCGGCATCATCCTGCTCGATGATCGAGCCATCATCCTCTATCACGTGCACTATCCGCCGGCGCACCCGCTCTTCGGCACCAACCGCACGGTCTTGCAGGCGGCCGAGCTCGAATACCGCGACGGCAGGATCACCTGCGACCGCGACAAGTACGCCGGCCGATGA
- a CDS encoding rhomboid family intramembrane serine protease, with protein MRQIGRLQDENQARRFGDFLYGRRIENQVDPASGGGWDIWVLDESRLEEAASLFERFAARPDDPTFAGGAEKGARQRQRDVQVSVPKRARIVDGRTAFYRPPIGYGVLTMALLAISVLVTLATGLGENDRIVPYLSITHYSFDGQYVEWDSGLPEIRRGQLWRLFTPMFVHFGLLHIFFNMMWLRDLGSMIETRKGTWQLLALALVISAVSNLGQYLVSGPTFGGMSGVVFGLLGYIWMQGKFDPASGLELHPQTVALMIGWFFLGLSGMVGNIANTAHGVGAVVGIAWGFLAAQWAVRQRHHR; from the coding sequence ATGCGACAGATCGGTCGATTGCAGGACGAGAACCAGGCCAGACGATTCGGAGACTTCCTCTACGGTCGCCGGATCGAGAACCAGGTAGACCCGGCCTCCGGCGGTGGTTGGGACATCTGGGTCCTCGATGAATCGCGACTCGAAGAGGCCGCGTCGCTGTTCGAGCGGTTTGCTGCACGGCCCGACGATCCGACGTTTGCCGGGGGGGCCGAGAAAGGCGCCCGGCAGCGACAGCGCGACGTGCAAGTGAGCGTTCCGAAGCGGGCCCGCATCGTGGATGGCCGCACCGCGTTCTACAGGCCCCCGATCGGCTATGGGGTCTTGACGATGGCGTTGCTGGCGATCAGCGTGCTTGTGACGCTTGCCACCGGCCTCGGCGAGAACGACCGCATCGTCCCCTATCTGTCGATTACGCACTACTCCTTCGACGGGCAGTACGTCGAATGGGACTCGGGCCTGCCCGAGATCCGGCGCGGCCAGCTCTGGCGGCTGTTCACGCCCATGTTCGTGCATTTCGGCCTGCTGCACATCTTCTTCAACATGATGTGGCTGAGGGACCTGGGCAGTATGATCGAGACCCGTAAAGGAACATGGCAACTGCTGGCGCTGGCGCTGGTGATTTCGGCCGTCTCCAATCTCGGCCAGTACCTCGTGAGCGGGCCGACCTTCGGAGGCATGTCGGGCGTGGTCTTCGGCCTGCTCGGCTATATCTGGATGCAGGGCAAGTTCGACCCCGCCTCCGGCCTGGAACTGCACCCGCAAACCGTCGCGCTCATGATCGGATGGTTCTTTCTGGGCCTGTCGGGCATGGTCGGCAACATCGCCAACACCGCCCACGGCGTCGGCGCCGTCGTCGGGATCGCCTGGGGCTTCCTCGCGGCCCAATGGGCCGTCCGGCAGCGCCATCATCGATGA